A stretch of DNA from Tigriopus californicus strain San Diego chromosome 11, Tcal_SD_v2.1, whole genome shotgun sequence:
ACCGAGCGCGGTGGTGCAGGCGGTGCGGCCGGCGCGTCGCGATCCGGGCCGGTTCAATTCGAGAAAGATGAGGATCCCTTTGGCTTGGATCAATTTCTGGATACTGCCAAACGTGCCAGTAGCAAGCGAACGGGTGAGGATGACCGTCGCGATCGTGATCGCGACCGAAAACGCCGGAAGGATCATTAGCCTAAACGGAATGGGGTTGTACATATATGTTCTCTGTGGTTTATTAGCACTACTAAATTGCGGAGGAGTACAGTAAAAAGGAATTGAGAGCAAAACCGCTTTTCAGCTTGACATGTTATTTCTGTCCCTAAGCAATCGTGTGAGATTTTATATGCGCCAGTTTTTGCCGTTTAATACTGTCTTGCAACCAGGTGTCCTTGAGATGAAGGGCCGTTGTCGGGGCGTTGTTCAAGAGCTCTTTCTTCCTGGAACCTTTGGGATAAATCACGTGGGTAGCCTCGCCTACTTGGAAATCACTCAAGATTTCTCCGCCATAAGCTACCACAAAACGTTCCATTTTCTTAGGCAGGCTCACACCCTCCACCAACCTAATCTTCATATCCACGAACAGGTCGGGAAGATCCAGCTTTTCAACCTTGACCTTCGGCGGGGCTGTCTTCTGGTCTTCTTCATCCGTAGAAGCGTTGTAATCGTCCTCATCGGAACTGGATCGCTTAGTGggcgtcttcttcttcattgggCTGGTCGCGACCTTTTTGATTGGAGTACTACTTTGGTCGTCTTGTCCAAAAAAATAGATCGTGATTTGAATGTCACAGCTCAAGAACACGTTCTTGATTAATGTCCTCACGGCGTTCCAATTTAACCCGTCTAAGCCACACCCAATTTTGGGCATTGAAATGCGTTTCACTCCATTGCTCAAAGCATGGGTCTTCATTGACTCTAGACTCTGTCGAAGGCTCTCGTAAGTCGGTTTTTGATGGTACTTGGCCTTGGTGACCAGGTTATAAACGAATCGTTGGCCTTCCTTGAGGGGCGCAACCTCGCCAATGCCCGCGTTACAAGCTTGAATTTCCGAGATGCGGCCGAACTTCTCGCGAAACAACTTGGCAATCCCCTTGCCCAACTTGCAATCTTGACTGATGCAATGAGCCAACGACTCATTCGCACCCGGCTGAGTGAACAGATCGCCGGTCTTGACAGTCAACTCGAATCCACTGGATTCAGCCTTGATGTGAGTTTTCTGGAAAGACCGGCCATTGGTCGAGGACACGGTGGGAATCAATGGCTCTTGATTGATCTTGGGACTTGGTTTTGCAGATGGTGATTCGCTCTTGGGTTCTGACTTGACTTCCTTCTTAGGACTGCTCTCACTGGAGTAGTCAATGTCAAAGTCCACATTCTCTTTGGAGGCCTTGAACAAGGCCTTGAGCTCGCCTAACGAGGTGGCCGTCTGCCAGGTTTTATCCTTTCTCTGCTTGGTGATTCTTGGGAATCGGATCGAGATTCCAGAGGCCGTGTGGATTTCAGCTTTGGTGAACTCGGCACCGGTGATCTCCCAAACCGGTGAGCATTTTGGGTCCTTGGCCACAAAATCCGGCGTCATTTGACGCGTGCAATCCAACCAGTTGGGAATTTTCGAGTAATCGCCCTTGATCTTCTCCATATTGGGCTCGAGCTCTTTTTGGACGCGCTCCAACTCGTTGTCATCCAGACCCGTGTGAACTTTGGTAACTGTGTGCCATTTGGTCTTGGCGTGGTTGAGACAGCCCATGAGGAAGATGGACATAATGCCACCTTTGTTGCCAGAGCCGTACCAAGCTCCCAAGACCACCAAGTCCGCGGAATCGGCCATGGCTCCGTCATTCAAGTAGTCCTTCTTGACCTTTAACCAATGGCGTTTGCCGGGTTCGTAGACGCTTTTCAGGTCCTTCAAGACCAGTCCCTCGAGACCTTGGGTGAGGACTCGTTTGATCATATCGCCCAATTGCTGCTTTTTCGTGATCAGGAGTGCCTCGGAGAACTTGATGTGATTGCCCACTTCTACCATGTGATCGAGGAGATGTTTCCTGCGTTCTTGAATGGGTCGTTGAAGGAGACTCTGGCCGTTGTAGTAAAGACAATCGAACACGAACAAGCAGGGTGTGGCATCTTTGAAGCCCGCACCTTTGTGCACGCCTAAACTGCCGAAAGGCAGGGGATCGCCAGTCTTGTTATCCACCATTAGCACTTCCGCATCCAGGATCAGATCCGAACCATCGGGAAATGCTTTGGGTATGAAGTCCTTGAAGTGCTTCACCTGAGGTAAAAGGATATAAAGCTTGAGATTACTTGGTTGTTGGCAAttcatttctaattttttttgatgGCTGTGTTTACTTTGCAACTCTCGTTCCCGGGTTAAATTACGGAcatgaaataaatttgttACATAACCCGAAATATCttccataaaaaaaaaaacaaaagagaacCTCAGAAGGAAATCCTCTTCCGAATGCATATTTTCCCCAACGCCAAATTGATGAATTGAGACAAAGTAAACTCACCTTGTGAGGTAAAACCGGCTTGAGGCTCCGCGAAAAGTACTTGAAATCCGAGCCCTGTTTGTGCAATTGAACTCGCTCCCCATCGTACTTAATCTCCGAGTACATGCCATTAGGACATTTTTGAAAGGCCATATCCACGGACTTGCAAGCCATGGCCAACATCGGCTGAACCGGGTGCATTAAAGCGGTGGCCACCTCGAGCGGTCCATTGATCTGGCCGCTCTTCCTCATGGCCACCACTTTATCCAACACGGTCATAATGTTCCTGGAGCTGTTGAAGGCATCGTACGCATCGGGATGAAGGCCATCCAGGATGTGCTTGGCCCCGGCGTGGATCCGTAAATCATGCTTAACCAGTCGAATGACCATCTTGAGATCATTGGACGTGCATTGCTCGGCGATTTGTGTTAACTCCGTTTGCTGGTCGTCTTCACGGGTGAGTTGTGATAAGGCTTCGAGGTGTTGGTCGACTTGGTGCAAGGTCAAATTGGCCTTGCTATTGGGTCGGACTCGCTTGGATTGCTCGAAGAACTCGGCGATCGTGTCGGCGACATCCCCGGCTTCTAAATGCTCGAGCATGTCCTCTTCGATCGTGCCAAAGATCCGACTGAAGATCTTGACCAATTGTTTGGATTGAAGATTGTACACGCGTTTGACCGTCCCCGGCAATAGCAATCGAACCCAAACGTATAAGTCACCCTTGAAGGAGGTCTGATCCGTACCACGGGTCAGGAATTGACGGATAATCTCGGTTTTGGCGTTGTAACTGGGTTCTTCCGCCAATCGAGCACAGATCTTGCGGAATTGTCGAAATCCATTGTCTTTGTGGTTGGGTTCACCCTGAACGGAGCGAGTTGGCGGAGGCGGATCTGAGCTCTGAGGGGCGGGGGTAGAAGGGGATTTGAGAGGGGAGGGTGGTGTCGCCTTGGGCTTGGGTGGGGCTTTCTTGGTGGGAGTGGCACCTTTGGTAGCGCGAGGATTGTCTTTGATGAGCTGCTTCAAAAGCGCTTTATCCTCGTCGGTCAAGTCAGTGAAGTCTTCAATATCCTCGATTTCCTAGAACATAATAAATAGCCAGAATTTGAAGCGAGATTAACATAGCATCCAAAAATCCGCCAGCCCACCCAATCGTTTTCAGGGGGACGATTAATGGTCATTGGGACATCAACCACTTCCAAAGGCAGGTAGGTCGGGGCCTAttgaaatttgtttctttAACAAATAGTAAGTAAAAGGAATATTTTATTACGAACATTAAAATAGGCTTGGGGGTAAGGGTGATGGAGTGCTTCTTTGATCAGGCCAATGGCGTTTCATGTACGATTGTATTGAGTCCCGAGCGGCGGTTGgatattctttcaaaatcagatAGTTCAAAGCTATGGGCTGGTTTTTGTGGTCGCTTTATTGTATGAATATTTCCCCATCCCGATGGCCCCATGGCCATCGAATCACTCGATAAAAGTTATTTCGTAGCTAACTCTCAAAATACCGGGGCTCAAGCCTACCTCACAGAAGACAACAAATTCTAGTTTTTTCATCTGGTCATCCCTTTGACCTAACCAACATAGGTGGGCTgaatcaaggacactaaagcaaaaaaaaacgatcatTTGTTCTTCCGACTTTccaaattaattcagaaacaTTTAGTACATGGTCAGAGTTgcatatcaaagagatcattatttactaaaaaaaaatatcacttcaAGGTACTATGTAGCGTGGGTAATCTTGTTTCATTGATCCTGGAGTTACTGTCTGAATTCAATCCAATGGCCGAAGTTTCTAAGTTTCCGAGTCCCTGGCTGAATAGAGCAATTTCATGGGCCAAGGCCAATTGGCAATtcagggtaaacgttattctccaccgattagttggcggtgctactttttgaaacttaacctaacacgatattaatagcc
This window harbors:
- the LOC131889918 gene encoding DNA ligase 3-like; protein product: MSDNRYGADYAKRVANCKKCKAKIDKGQLRLAKITANNPFSDGGGDMKLYHHPQCLFDTFKRARPATKIIEEIEDIEDFTDLTDEDKALLKQLIKDNPRATKGATPTKKAPPKPKATPPSPLKSPSTPAPQSSDPPPPTRSVQGEPNHKDNGFRQFRKICARLAEEPSYNAKTEIIRQFLTRGTDQTSFKGDLYVWVRLLLPGTVKRVYNLQSKQLVKIFSRIFGTIEEDMLEHLEAGDVADTIAEFFEQSKRVRPNSKANLTLHQVDQHLEALSQLTREDDQQTELTQIAEQCTSNDLKMVIRLVKHDLRIHAGAKHILDGLHPDAYDAFNSSRNIMTVLDKVVAMRKSGQINGPLEVATALMHPVQPMLAMACKSVDMAFQKCPNGMYSEIKYDGERVQLHKQGSDFKYFSRSLKPVLPHKVKHFKDFIPKAFPDGSDLILDAEVLMVDNKTGDPLPFGSLGVHKGAGFKDATPCLFVFDCLYYNGQSLLQRPIQERRKHLLDHMVEVGNHIKFSEALLITKKQQLGDMIKRVLTQGLEGLVLKDLKSVYEPGKRHWLKVKKDYLNDGAMADSADLVVLGAWYGSGNKGGIMSIFLMGCLNHAKTKWHTVTKVHTGLDDNELERVQKELEPNMEKIKGDYSKIPNWLDCTRQMTPDFVAKDPKCSPVWEITGAEFTKAEIHTASGISIRFPRITKQRKDKTWQTATSLGELKALFKASKENVDFDIDYSSESSPKKEVKSEPKSESPSAKPSPKINQEPLIPTVSSTNGRSFQKTHIKAESSGFELTVKTGDLFTQPGANESLAHCISQDCKLGKGIAKLFREKFGRISEIQACNAGIGEVAPLKEGQRFVYNLVTKAKYHQKPTYESLRQSLESMKTHALSNGVKRISMPKIGCGLDGLNWNAVRTLIKNVFLSCDIQITIYFFGQDDQSSTPIKKVATSPMKKKTPTKRSSSDEDDYNASTDEEDQKTAPPKVKVEKLDLPDLFVDMKIRLVEGVSLPKKMERFVVAYGGEILSDFQVGEATHVIYPKGSRKKELLNNAPTTALHLKDTWLQDSIKRQKLAHIKSHTIA